The nucleotide window AAGGAACGTAACAGACAATAATCTATGGCTATGCCAGCACGGAGATATGCATTTGGGAGGGCGGATGAAGCCACCCACCCTGATTCCATGCGCGCCACCTTATCTGAGCTTCTCTCCACCTTCATCTTCGTCTTTGCCGGTGAAGGCACCGTTCTTGCTCTTGGTAAGTGATACCCCATCCGTTTCATTTTAATTTATAGGATGGTGTGTTTAGGTACGTACAGTGTTTAACAAAGGAGGACTTTTAGGCACATGCTACAAGGTAAAGTACATTCTGAACTTGCAGTTATATTGCTATAGAGTAAATAAAAAAACGTACAGATTGAAAAAAGAAACAGAGTATATACAAAGGAACAGCAGGACTATCAATGTATCATCTTAGTTCAGCTATGTTATGCTTTCAATCAGGGGTGAAACTAGAAGAAGCCCGAATACCCGTATTCCGTCGAACTCATTAACTTTTACTCAAATAGTGTATTTGtgttaagaaatttattaaatatctaCGAATATTGAATTTAGAACTCAGTAGTTAGCATCTAAATTCATCGTTTTAAACTCCAGAActtataaagttaaaattctgGCTTCGCCCCTGCTATCAATCATGATTCCTTACCAAAGTTGACGAGTAGTTCTAACACTATCATTAAAAGCGACAATTATCATGCATGCATGCACAGAGGTTGTTTCACTATGAATACTTGTTGTGCAGATAAGTTGTACCCGGAGACGGCATTAGGAGCATCAAGACTGACAGCGATAGCGCTGGCGCATGCGTTATCGTTCTTTGCAGCCGTAGCCTCCAGTCTGAATGTTTCTGGAGGACACATCAACCCAGCTGTTACCTTTGGTGCGCTTGTTGGGGGCAGGATATCCGTCGTTCGTGCTGTCTACTATTGGTTAGCTCAGCTTGTAGGTGCTGTTATAGCCTCTCTCTTGTTGAGGCTCGCTACTGATGGCTTGGTACATTCTTCTCTTTGTTGTTTTAACATCTTTACTCATGTGCTCTATTATTTGAGATTGAGGCGTAATTGTTGTTGATGCAGCGGCCACTGGGATTCTCGGTGGCAGCAGGAGTTGGCAACTTGAATGCACTTGTGATGGAGATAGTGATGACGTTCGGACTAGTCTACACAGTGTATGCAACTGCCATTGATCCAAGGAGGGGAAGCTTACACACCATTGCCCCTCTTGCCATTGCTTTCATTGTGGGGGCAAATGTCCTAGTGGGAGGGCCTTTTGAGGGAGGATCCATGAACCCTGCAAGGGCATTTGGGCCTGCTCTCGTCGGCTGGAGGTGGAGGAACCACTGGATTTACTGGTTGGGCCCTTTTGTGGGTGCAGCCCTGGCTGGACTTATCTACGAGTATGGGATCATACAGCATGAGGCCGTTCCGCGCCCGACCACCCATCAGCCATTGGCACCAGAAGATTACTAAATGCACTTCGATAGCAGTCTTCCATTTGTGAATAAGAGAGGATTGTGCTTAAAAAACTGAAACTTTTATGTGAAGTTTGTACTCCAGTCTATGGTTGTCTTTTAATTCCCTTCTCTAATGTTTTCAGCATTTGGATACTTCTTTATGTAGTTGCATTTTGTAAGTTTCCCAAAATAAAGACAATGGTCCCAGTAATAGCATTGTACCTTTATCCATGTGTCTATTTTCGGCTTCCTATTTTTAAAGGGGGTCATGTTTGTGTCGGTTCAATTTTTGGGTTTGTTCATAATATGCAGCGTCCAAAGTCCAGTCCTACAAACAGAACCATTATCACTCCCCAAACCTGCCCCAAAGTTATGTGACAATTGGGAAGCGAGAAGATCCTATTCTCGAATGTCCATGCTTGTTATGATTTCTATGAAAGAAGCTTTCCATAGTTGCATACCTAAACTAAGAGAACTCAACATGGTACAATGCAAGACATTTAGCATTTTTTTCCATTCAAAAACATGACCTCATGCTAGGACGCGAAGATCCAAATTAAAAGGGTATATTAGTGAGTAGTGGCCTCTCTACTTCCCAGATTCTATTTGTGCGATCTCTCTCGATTGTTGTTATATGCTAGTGAGTAGTGACTAGTAGTATAATATTAAATGTTCTCTAGTGAACCAGAGGTCTGATCTAGTTACTTGTATATATCAAGGACATCCCATCAAGAAACTCATGGATGTATGATAAGTTAAACTGTTAGGTAATTTCCTTGCCAGTTGAGGTAAGAGTTTGAACTGAATATTTGACGACAGATGGTGGTAGAACAGGATGAATGCCTCGGCTAGGCAGATGGAAACAAATTACAACATGAAATACTGTCGTACATCAAATAGCATTCTTACTTGGAGAATGCTAAAGTTTGCCATAGAATCTGGCAACCCATGGAGCAAGTTCAGTTATATCAGGGGTTCTAGGATTGGAGGCATAATAATCAGACCAATAACAAGGAGACATATTCTCTGTAAGTTTACTATTAGAGTAGATGCAAAATGGCAGCCAGTCTTCTCCTCCATTCATTCTTCTTTTCCGCTCTCTTGGATATGCTAATGGCGCCTGCACATACCTGCGTAGGAGTTCAAAGTGATTCTAAATAATTGGGGAAGCCATTTGTATACTAAAGGCAATGACAtatttaaaaaactaaaattcttgCAAGATTAGTACTATTCAGGTTTCATCAGATACATTACACAATTTTTTAAAGGAGTATCTTCTTCGTTTCATAGAGTATATTTCCAGCCAGATGCATGATTTTCATGGCAAGATCTAATAAAACTAAGTTTGGCCGTGTTTTCAAAAATTGTACTATAATATTAAGTCACATTTCCGTCTTCTCCATCAACATATTCTAAGCCCAGAACTCAGAGGAAAATAATCCAACACTCATGCACACTACATTTTGCTTCAATTAAAAATTCCTTACAACTAGCAGGCATTTAATCTTAGTAAGCTGGAACTCAGGGGCTTACCACGGACAAAGACAGAAGGAAAATTGTCCCAACAACTATTTGGCGGACAGTTTGGAAGTAAAGGAACTCGAGATGTTTTGAAGATATAAGCAACCTTCTCCAGATAATTAAGATGAAGTGTATTCtgcctttttttgtttttggtgtaaATCAGAATACATAGATGATTCTGTTTCAATTCTAGATGTTTTAAGCTCCTTGAAAGAAGAACAAGGATTGTATCTTTGGTTCTTTTGATGTAACAACTCCTATTTTAGTTTCCAGCACATAGTCTGTGCTGATGATTTTTATGGATATTACTCAATACGTTACCTTCAAAACAacgaccaaaaaaaaaacaagcagACATTTAATGTCTTTGAGCAGTCTAATGCATCCAAGAACAGAACACACCTGATACCGTCAAGCTGGACATCCCAGCAGAAGTGGGTGTGACCAAAAATATGACAAGATTTTGTGCTCCCTCTAGCTCCATGTATGTATCTTATTCGGGCCTCAAGAAAGTCAGAACCAATCATCTTTGGAAGGTTGGGATAGAAAAGCATTCTCTTCTCTGGACAGAGCTCTAATCTGCAAAAAGATGACAATTAACAGTCCAATCAGACAACATAATCATCAGCATAAGATGTTTAAGGACTGCAATCTATCAAAAGGATATTTAAAAGCTGGAGTATATACTAGACTGTTCTGAGAAGGGGACTACATCTAATTTCACTTTAGTTCAAAGAAATTTTGTATCAAGCTAGTCATGCACTCCCCCTGGAGAAATCCCAAATTAATAGGAAAAACAACAAACAGAAGATAAATGATGCGTGAGAGTTACTGAAACAACATGTAACCCACCAACCAAAAACAAAAGGGACGAGTTTCCACATGGTTTTCTTCTTATATTTTATAGCTAGCTACTCACATATACCTCCCCTGCATAAAGCGAGAAAAAAATCCTAGAAAAATCACCATATAAAGTAATCCATGCCTCGTGACCACAATCACTTTGGAAGGGGGAGAGACAGCAAGAGAAACGGATGAAGAGAAGTGGCAGAGAGGAAGCACTATAATACAGATCAAATGTTTTTTGATAAAATATCAATCAGATATAGTTCTGTCCTGTAATAATATTGGACAGTAAAGGCTGTATGCTCCCCCATACAACATTAGAGGAGGAGTAAAAAGGAGGATGAAGGATCTCTTTCAATGTATTCTTTTAAAGTTGTTTAATATGACACCGAAGGATAAATTTTCAGCATTTTGTTTCATATTCTTGATCTCTCGACTCTCAGTAGACACAAAGGTGACAAAAGCTACTACTATCACTTAACTTAGCACAATGTAATCTGAGACCATTGAAGAGAGAGTAATAATTATTAGCGCTTGACCGAAAATTGATCCATTACACAGGCTTGGGATACGATACCAATGACAGTAAACTGTACATGCTAGTAAAGTATGTTGTTATCAAAGTACATTAAGTTGGGAAATATGAAGCTATGTTTTCACTAGAGTGATAGCTCCTGTAAGATGCAATATTGCTTCCCTAAAGATAAGATTTTACACATAATCTTCCTGAACCGTGATTCTTTGGAGTAAGCTAGTAGTGCCAGCGAGGTGGAATGTCCACTACTGTGAAGAATGGTAAGTTTTTAAGTACCCATTGCGCCCTCTTCCCCTCCCAATCCCCccaacctcccccccccccccccccacaaaaaaAAACAGCCAAAGAAAAGGAAAGATAAGTCCCTCTATCTTGATGCATGTATCGATGAAAGGAGCACTAGAGACGCTTAGCTTTTTAACACATTCCAAATCAAAGATTTTTCAGAAGAACTGAGCGATCCAAATAATACCATCATGCCAAAAATGGTAGAGAGAAAATGCATTAGAATCAATACATTCCTGTCAGAATGTATCAATATTCTCATAGTGGCTACCTAATGAAAAGGAGCTTGTCAATATATTCTTTCAACGCACTGAATTATCTATTTTccatatttctttatttttcagttcTCTAGTTTATTCAACATTAATAATTTATCAGATACAAAGATAATCAATACAAGAAGCCATGGAGGACAAAGAACTACATCCTGTAACAATAATCGTCAGACCAAAGAAGGCAGCACAAGTGAGTAAGATCTGTTCCAGCATAATTAAACTCTAAAGCATTCATCTCCAGTCAATGAAAAGGTCAATTAGCCCCACATTATGAATATTACTTAAACAGAAGTATTCCAACATATCTTGTTATAGTTTATGAAATGTATGCTCGCTTATGGTAGCTAGTATGGTCAATAAGAAGCAACTGCAGTGAAATCATGTTTTTAGCTGATAAAAAGTACTCCCTCCATCCGATAAAGTTGACCCACTGCATTTCTGGTCCACCCTTCAAAAACTTGACCCACtgcatttttttagtttttcttttttttttttctttttataagtaAAACTTGACCTATTTCCAGAATAGCAAACTTCTCCTCCAAGAATTCAACCTAAATATTAACTAATAAAGCCTTGTACTATTTcaaataatcacattaatattgcATTGATAGTTATCTTCAGTCTCGAATATGTATAGATACTCCCATTATCAGTGGTAGTGAGTTACGATGGTAGTTACATTTATAGGGCCATTTGTGGTGGTGAAAgtcgaaatagtagtgaaaatgAGGGTTTCAGCCCTTTTAACTCAGTGGCGGAGTAACGGCATGGTAAGGCGTTAGTCATCGGTTCAAATCCGCAAAGTGTCAGGCTATTCATATTACAAAACTTGATGTGATATCTTTTCAACTAATTCATCCTTTCTTGTATTTCAAACAATTTTTCTAAATAGTGTATCTCAAATTATTATTTACACCTTCTCTATCAAATTCAAGATAGTAATCTATTCAAACATTTTACTGTTGAACTCTGAACATTTCAAACTACGTAATCTTTAATGGAGGGAAGGGAGAAATTTTCAGGAGTATCTAACCAATACCAacattgttaaatcctacaagAAGCCTCTACTGTAGCGCAAGACTGAAGCTTTTCAACCATAATCGACCAAATATTAGACTAGCAACTCAAAGAGATTTTGAAATAGTCTGAGCTACTCACTAACCTTGGAACGAAGTGTGAGAATGAAATTACTTGGTTGCAATTTGCCAGCATTTCCTGGACTGTATCCTGATTCTTGTCATTCATGGCATCAAAATGTGTAGCAAGGGAGTTATCTCCATTTGTGAGTCCGTCAGGCCACTTGCATGCACGGAAGTCCTTACATGCCTGTGCAAAATTTGGTGAGGGTGACTTACATAGTACTAGCATAGAAGACAGAATCAGTAAACTACTACCACATAAGTAAATATGTCTATTAACTGTTTAATAGATAGGAAATTTTTTTGAAAGAACAAAAACTAACTGTCCGAGCATTCCAAACTcagaaaaaaatagagaaatgTTATAAACTAGTAGTAAATGAACAGGCTCAGAACAGTGAAAGTGCATCCAAAGCAACCACAAAAAGAAGAGACACTAAGatagttaaataaaaaaaatgcaaaagaagaTTCTTCTGGTGTTCGAGTAGTACTCTAGATTGGATGGATCAATACTTGGATTTTCTGTACTTGTTAGGGGGCAACACGTAGTGTGACTGGGGGAGTAATGTAGCTTTGCTTTGTACTTGTTTCTGTACCATCTTGGTACCAGATTAATACAAGACTTTACTTaccaaaaaaatgcaaaagaaagaTGAGCAAGTGGCTTGCAAATGTCAACTATTATCCCCATATACAAACCTACCCCATCACACGGTGTACTTGAAGTCACCCCAAGGTAATGGGCATATTTTCCTTGGACCAATCAGGAatcttttattcataaaaacgAATTGCAAAGGAATGCACATCACTTCAGAGCACTGTGTGAGATGGAAGAGCTAATAAATTGACTTATTTTCAGGCTAATTTCAGTGATAACAAGGAGAGCTGTTCATTTCAGTAATCAGCAAGCTAGAGACTGGCACACTCAACTTGCTCATCTTTTGTCTATTTCGAAAGAAGGGACGAGGCCCAAGGTAGAGGAGGGAGAGACTAACATATCATCGAACTAAAAGATTGAAAGTCCTTACAAGGAGAAAGAAAGTGAATCACCAGCTCCAAAGATGGAATGCGGATGCCAGTTATGTCCTTTTCCCTATCAAAGCTCTGGGATAAAGCAGAAATGACATCAAGATGTGCACAAAATGACCCAGCTGCAAAAAGGAAATCGTTTTGCTATTGTACAGTAACATTTACCTCGTGGTACCATGAGAATAGAGGAATAATTGCCAAACCATCGATGACACTAGGATTAGTTTCCACTCCAAGCATCTGACATGCATCAAGCATTTTATCCAGCTTCTGAAGAGAATCAATCTGGGTACGGAGGATGCATCACATTAATCACGTGGTGTTGCTTTTGGATTTACAAAACTACCATTATAGCAGGAAAAGCAGTACTCTAATTCAGTGGCAACAGAAGAAGGGCAAAAAGAAAAGAGGGGAGGAAACACCACCAATGTTCATTCTTAAGTGTTACTTTTTTCTACATGGATGAAGCTTTTGAGACCTAAAGTTAATAAGACTGTCTAAAGGGCAACGTCATTGACTGAGAAAGGGACATGCATCAAACACCG belongs to Nicotiana tabacum cultivar K326 chromosome 6, ASM71507v2, whole genome shotgun sequence and includes:
- the LOC107811477 gene encoding putative aquaporin TIP3-2 gives rise to the protein MAMPARRYAFGRADEATHPDSMRATLSELLSTFIFVFAGEGTVLALDKLYPETALGASRLTAIALAHALSFFAAVASSLNVSGGHINPAVTFGALVGGRISVVRAVYYWLAQLVGAVIASLLLRLATDGLRPLGFSVAAGVGNLNALVMEIVMTFGLVYTVYATAIDPRRGSLHTIAPLAIAFIVGANVLVGGPFEGGSMNPARAFGPALVGWRWRNHWIYWLGPFVGAALAGLIYEYGIIQHEAVPRPTTHQPLAPEDY
- the LOC107811476 gene encoding uncharacterized protein LOC107811476 translates to MVLCLISSSSIFTLQPGRSRCLPKCMGVQNNGRYLMKEGDVTRHKIIPSARLDTVGLEVFVVSDLHTEYLENMEWVNGLPSKGKKKDVLLVAGDVAETYEKFVLTMSLLKDSFEHVFFVPGNHDLWLRWEKENYIDSLQKLDKMLDACQMLGVETNPSVIDGLAIIPLFSWYHESFDREKDITGIRIPSLELACKDFRACKWPDGLTNGDNSLATHFDAMNDKNQDTVQEMLANCNQVISFSHFVPRLELCPEKRMLFYPNLPKMIGSDFLEARIRYIHGARGSTKSCHIFGHTHFCWDVQLDGIRYVQAPLAYPRERKRRMNGGEDWLPFCIYSNSKLTENMSPCYWSDYYASNPRTPDITELAPWVARFYGKL